In Streptomyces ambofaciens ATCC 23877, a single genomic region encodes these proteins:
- a CDS encoding alpha/beta fold hydrolase, producing the protein MSVSVASTVHRHVEVDGVRVFYRESLPDRADAPVLLLLHGFPSGSHQFRRLIDVLGSRYRLIAPDYPGFGHTQVPDGFTYSFDRLADVTEGFVRQLGLDRFVMYVFDFGAPVGFRLAERSPEWIAGLVVQNGNAYEDGLSDAARGVLLADPQEPGTEAALGDLFTLPGTRYQYEAGVTDPELLTPDSWTLDQHFLDQPGRKEAQRALFFDYRTNIDSYGRWQAWLRRNMPPALITWGAHDPFFLAPGAHAYLRDLPDAEVHLLDTGHFALETHLPQIAPLIADFLDRTWK; encoded by the coding sequence GTGTCTGTTTCAGTCGCCAGTACCGTCCATCGCCATGTGGAGGTCGACGGGGTCCGGGTCTTCTACCGCGAGTCCCTGCCCGACCGGGCCGACGCTCCCGTGCTGTTGCTTCTGCACGGTTTCCCGTCCGGGTCGCATCAGTTCCGCCGTCTCATCGACGTGCTGGGCTCCCGCTACCGGCTGATCGCGCCGGACTACCCGGGCTTCGGCCACACCCAGGTCCCGGACGGCTTCACCTACTCGTTCGACCGGCTCGCCGACGTCACCGAGGGGTTCGTCCGGCAGCTCGGCCTCGACCGCTTCGTGATGTACGTGTTCGACTTCGGCGCACCGGTGGGCTTCCGTCTCGCCGAACGCTCCCCCGAGTGGATCGCGGGTCTCGTCGTGCAGAACGGCAACGCCTATGAGGACGGGCTGTCGGACGCGGCCCGCGGCGTGCTCCTCGCGGATCCCCAGGAGCCCGGCACCGAGGCTGCGCTCGGCGACCTGTTCACCCTGCCCGGTACCCGCTACCAGTACGAGGCCGGCGTCACCGACCCCGAGCTCCTCACCCCGGACAGTTGGACCCTCGATCAGCACTTCCTGGACCAGCCGGGCCGTAAGGAAGCCCAACGGGCGCTCTTCTTCGACTACCGCACGAACATCGACAGCTACGGACGCTGGCAGGCGTGGCTGCGCCGGAACATGCCGCCCGCCCTGATCACCTGGGGAGCCCACGACCCCTTCTTCCTCGCACCCGGAGCCCACGCCTACCTCCGGGATCTGCCCGACGCTGAAGTCCACCTTCTCGACACCGGGCACTTCGCCCTGGAAACCCACCTGCCGCAGATCGCTCCGCTGATCGCCGATTTCCTCGACCGCACCTGGAAGTGA
- a CDS encoding NAD(P)H-binding protein — protein sequence MTGVLITGGTGKTGSTLAELLRRSGVPVRVASRIPAADAPDAVRFDWRDPATHPAALHGMDRVYLVPPVDTTDPMPLVEPFLAEADRLGVRRVVLLGAAIVLPGAASALELAARVRARPGWVVLRPSGFMQNFLAPHPLGEGIRRRGEIRTAAGTGRVGWIDARDIAAVAAVLLTGPYGHPDDRRDYLLTGPKALNYQDAAQIITLHTGRPVRVVPVGVAEQADAYRASGMPDAFAAALAAVDVGIRTGRDARVSTAVLDLTGRPPRTFAEFVQDHAPQWADVGTLED from the coding sequence ATGACCGGCGTGCTGATCACCGGCGGCACCGGGAAGACCGGAAGCACCCTGGCCGAACTGCTCCGCAGGAGTGGTGTGCCGGTCCGGGTGGCAAGCCGCATCCCAGCGGCCGATGCCCCGGACGCTGTTCGGTTCGACTGGAGAGATCCGGCCACCCATCCGGCCGCATTGCACGGGATGGACCGGGTCTACCTGGTGCCTCCGGTAGACACCACAGATCCGATGCCGCTGGTCGAACCGTTCTTGGCCGAGGCCGACCGCCTCGGCGTGCGCCGGGTGGTGCTGCTCGGTGCCGCCATCGTGCTGCCCGGTGCCGCCAGCGCGCTGGAACTGGCCGCGCGCGTGCGGGCCCGGCCGGGATGGGTGGTGCTGCGCCCCTCCGGGTTCATGCAGAACTTCTTGGCCCCTCACCCGCTGGGTGAGGGGATCCGGCGACGCGGTGAGATCCGCACAGCTGCCGGAACCGGCCGGGTGGGCTGGATCGACGCTCGAGACATCGCGGCGGTGGCCGCCGTGCTACTGACCGGGCCGTATGGCCACCCCGACGACCGGCGTGACTACCTGCTCACCGGGCCGAAGGCGCTGAATTACCAGGACGCGGCACAGATCATCACCCTCCACACCGGCCGGCCGGTCCGGGTCGTGCCCGTCGGGGTCGCCGAGCAGGCGGACGCCTACCGTGCGTCCGGCATGCCGGACGCCTTCGCGGCCGCCCTGGCCGCCGTCGACGTCGGCATCCGAACCGGCCGGGACGCCCGCGTCAGCACCGCGGTGCTGGACTTGACCGGCCGCCCGCCCCGTACCTTCGCCGAGTTCGTCCAGGACCACGCACCCCAGTGGGCGGACGTCGGGACACTCGAAGACTGA
- a CDS encoding TerD family protein — MIKGSNVALADLSDNVGSVVVSLGWVSPTGEGDADVSVLLLDANGKVRSDSDFYFYNHPVAADGSVQLLGKTPTSDGSEDRISFDLTAVPPGVDRIVVAASRYDGARFGELEDVRITLADAAGDSLLRFAVDDVGSVGAVIFGELYRRGEDWKFRAVGQGYETGLAGLATDFGVDIDDDAAEEAAAALDTAEVGEQAIATASASVEEQAQKAALEAIPAPRRPEAEAAEPKRPTARPRTAKKKVILPKTVKKSLAENDSWKEARLFPVSVLKSDRDREMRATSVLLSVMAQVPEFSRRLTAGFGAPAGRMETFTEVSLPHGDSPRRPDGVIRVERAGKLWTALVETKTNGNPLKPDQVQAYMDIAARRGYEAVITLTNDVALEGSPLVDVKVDKRRKHKVALWHLSWAEVAHQAQMLIRHEGVSNAAHAWLLQELLHYLQHDNSGCHGFQNMGPAWVPVRNGIDDETLCQGDTRALEVVENWERLIRQVCLRLGGELGQKVLPVQRAKRGTNPKERRDRLADQLCLDGRLQAEVRIDNTPGVLSVSADLRTGRLRTSIEIPAPQQGYPLSWAKRLVRRLAEAPADLHIETLTDSETGGPRGTLERLRPEPADLLPKENSTKITGFRLSLLKSMGSGRGSAETGFIRSVDDAVHRFYTTVVAHLDAPAAHRTSSRERATTA; from the coding sequence ATGATCAAGGGTTCGAACGTGGCCCTCGCGGATCTGAGCGACAACGTTGGTTCAGTGGTTGTCAGCCTGGGCTGGGTCAGCCCTACGGGTGAGGGTGACGCGGACGTGTCGGTCCTGCTCCTGGACGCGAACGGCAAGGTGCGCAGCGACAGCGACTTCTACTTCTACAACCATCCGGTGGCCGCTGATGGAAGCGTGCAGCTTCTGGGCAAGACGCCGACGTCGGACGGCAGCGAGGACCGGATCAGCTTCGATCTGACCGCGGTACCGCCCGGCGTTGACCGGATCGTCGTCGCGGCGAGCAGGTACGACGGGGCCCGCTTCGGTGAACTGGAGGACGTACGGATCACGCTGGCCGACGCCGCTGGTGACAGTCTCCTGCGCTTCGCCGTCGACGATGTCGGCTCGGTCGGGGCGGTGATCTTCGGCGAGTTGTACCGGCGGGGCGAGGACTGGAAGTTCCGTGCTGTCGGGCAGGGCTACGAAACCGGGCTTGCCGGGCTGGCGACGGACTTCGGTGTCGACATCGATGACGACGCGGCTGAGGAGGCGGCAGCAGCGCTCGACACCGCCGAAGTCGGCGAGCAGGCGATTGCAACGGCTTCGGCATCGGTCGAGGAGCAGGCCCAGAAGGCGGCCCTGGAGGCCATTCCCGCTCCTCGCCGGCCTGAGGCGGAAGCAGCCGAGCCGAAGAGGCCGACCGCTCGCCCCCGCACGGCCAAGAAGAAGGTCATCCTTCCCAAGACGGTGAAGAAGTCCCTGGCGGAGAACGACTCCTGGAAGGAGGCCAGACTTTTCCCCGTCTCGGTACTCAAGAGCGACCGGGACCGCGAGATGCGTGCCACCTCGGTGCTGCTGTCGGTGATGGCGCAGGTGCCAGAGTTCAGCAGGAGGCTGACTGCAGGGTTCGGAGCTCCGGCAGGCCGCATGGAGACGTTCACGGAGGTCTCCTTGCCCCACGGTGACAGCCCGCGGCGCCCGGACGGGGTGATCCGCGTGGAACGAGCGGGCAAGTTGTGGACCGCGCTGGTCGAAACGAAGACCAACGGCAATCCGCTCAAGCCAGACCAGGTACAGGCCTACATGGACATCGCAGCGCGCCGTGGTTACGAGGCAGTGATCACACTGACGAACGATGTCGCGCTGGAAGGCAGCCCCCTCGTCGACGTCAAAGTCGACAAGCGCCGCAAGCACAAAGTGGCCCTCTGGCATCTGTCCTGGGCGGAAGTCGCCCATCAGGCGCAGATGCTGATCAGACACGAGGGAGTGAGCAACGCCGCGCACGCCTGGCTGCTGCAAGAACTGCTGCACTACCTGCAGCACGACAACTCCGGATGCCACGGCTTCCAGAACATGGGCCCTGCCTGGGTCCCCGTGCGCAACGGCATCGACGACGAAACCCTCTGCCAGGGCGACACCCGGGCGCTGGAAGTGGTCGAGAACTGGGAGCGGCTCATCCGCCAGGTCTGCCTCAGGCTGGGCGGCGAACTCGGGCAGAAGGTACTCCCCGTTCAGCGCGCCAAACGCGGAACCAATCCCAAGGAACGCCGAGACCGCCTCGCGGACCAACTCTGCCTCGACGGACGGCTCCAGGCGGAAGTGCGCATCGACAACACCCCCGGCGTGCTCTCCGTCAGCGCCGACCTGCGCACCGGCAGACTGCGCACCTCCATCGAAATCCCCGCCCCCCAGCAGGGCTATCCACTCAGCTGGGCCAAGCGACTCGTCCGACGCCTGGCCGAGGCACCAGCGGACCTGCATATCGAAACCCTCACCGACAGCGAAACGGGAGGTCCCCGCGGAACCCTGGAACGCCTCCGCCCCGAACCAGCGGACCTCCTCCCCAAGGAAAACAGCACCAAGATCACCGGGTTCCGTCTGTCCCTGCTCAAAAGCATGGGAAGCGGCCGCGGCAGCGCCGAGACCGGCTTCATCCGCAGCGTCGACGACGCCGTACACCGCTTCTACACCACCGTCGTCGCCCACCTCGACGCCCCGGCAGCGCACCGGACTTCATCTCGGGAGCGCGCCACGACCGCATGA
- a CDS encoding class I SAM-dependent methyltransferase, giving the protein MTTLPHRFLHALDRFNAAHPWDHNAHYHRWIMRQLPRSFGTALDVGSGTGDLARLMATRAAAVDAIDSDPATVARAQAMTPPDAPVTFTTADALTGIPAASYDVITCVAALHHLPFNDALAHFRRHLAPGGTLVVVGLWHAQTPGDHLLSAAALPLNAATGWIKNKGRTALPPASMTAPVRPATMGFAEIDRETRHVLPGARLRRRLFWRYTLVWHQH; this is encoded by the coding sequence ATGACGACGCTGCCGCACCGTTTCCTCCATGCCCTCGACCGGTTCAACGCCGCCCACCCCTGGGACCACAACGCCCACTACCACCGGTGGATCATGCGGCAGCTCCCCAGGAGCTTCGGCACCGCTCTGGACGTCGGCTCCGGCACCGGCGACCTGGCCCGGCTCATGGCCACGCGCGCCGCGGCCGTGGACGCGATCGACTCCGATCCGGCAACCGTCGCCCGCGCCCAGGCGATGACCCCTCCGGACGCTCCGGTGACCTTCACCACCGCGGACGCGCTCACCGGTATCCCTGCTGCCTCCTACGACGTCATCACCTGTGTCGCGGCCCTTCACCATCTGCCGTTCAACGACGCCCTCGCCCACTTCCGCCGGCATTTGGCCCCTGGGGGGACATTGGTGGTCGTCGGGCTCTGGCACGCGCAAACCCCCGGTGACCATCTGCTCAGCGCCGCCGCCCTTCCGCTGAACGCCGCCACGGGATGGATCAAGAACAAGGGCCGCACGGCATTGCCGCCGGCTTCGATGACGGCGCCAGTTCGGCCGGCGACCATGGGCTTCGCCGAGATCGACCGTGAAACCCGGCATGTACTGCCCGGTGCACGACTGCGCCGCCGGCTGTTCTGGCGCTACACGCTGGTGTGGCACCAGCACTGA
- a CDS encoding AAA family ATPase, translated as MQELSSAVVLVTGAMASGKSTVAQLLAERLPRSVHLRGDSFRRMIVSGREEFTPQPTAEATAQLRLRYQASAAVADLYAQAGWTVVVQDIVLGEHLDAYLDAVTARPLYLVVLAPRPEALAAREAGRHKNGYGGPWTVDLLDDALRRDTPLRGLWLDTSDQTPHQTVDQILADLATARIVG; from the coding sequence GTGCAGGAGCTCAGTTCCGCAGTCGTGCTCGTCACCGGAGCCATGGCGTCAGGGAAGTCCACTGTCGCCCAGCTGCTGGCCGAGCGGCTCCCACGCTCCGTGCACCTGCGCGGCGACAGCTTCCGGCGGATGATCGTGTCCGGTCGCGAGGAGTTCACGCCCCAGCCGACCGCCGAGGCAACGGCTCAGCTGCGACTGCGCTACCAGGCCTCCGCTGCGGTCGCAGACCTGTACGCGCAGGCGGGATGGACCGTCGTCGTCCAAGACATCGTTCTCGGCGAGCATTTGGATGCCTACCTTGATGCCGTGACCGCGAGGCCCCTGTATCTGGTCGTCCTTGCCCCCCGCCCCGAAGCACTCGCAGCGCGTGAGGCCGGCCGCCACAAGAACGGCTACGGCGGCCCCTGGACGGTCGACCTCCTGGACGACGCCCTACGCCGTGACACCCCGCTCCGCGGGCTCTGGCTGGACACGTCGGACCAGACACCCCACCAGACCGTAGATCAGATCCTCGCTGACCTTGCCACGGCTCGCATCGTCGGCTGA
- a CDS encoding RHS repeat-associated core domain-containing protein, whose translation MASSSPRPRRRHRRAHPHLTHGTGKRTSYRFAGAYADPARLYDLAGLYKMGHRYYDPTLGRFTQPDPSGQEENAYLYAGGDPINRVDPRGLDFLGWDGGQWARAAGVGASVAGAFASGPLGIGLAAASVGLGVTGSIMQGNSVGQTVATGILGAATGGVGVLAASAGIGGKTGIGLAAGYTALDVGGGIGISGSFP comes from the coding sequence TTGGCCTCCAGCAGTCCTCGGCCTCGCCGACGCCACCGGCGAGCGCACCCACACCTAACGCACGGCACCGGCAAGCGCACGTCCTACCGATTCGCCGGCGCATACGCCGACCCGGCGCGCCTGTACGACCTGGCGGGTCTGTACAAGATGGGGCACCGCTACTACGACCCCACCCTCGGCCGCTTCACCCAGCCCGACCCCTCCGGCCAGGAAGAGAACGCCTATCTCTACGCGGGCGGCGATCCCATCAACCGCGTCGACCCCAGGGGCCTGGACTTCCTGGGCTGGGACGGCGGCCAGTGGGCCAGAGCCGCAGGCGTCGGCGCCTCAGTCGCAGGGGCGTTCGCGAGCGGTCCGCTCGGCATCGGCTTGGCGGCCGCCTCAGTGGGCCTCGGCGTCACCGGCTCGATTATGCAGGGAAACTCTGTCGGACAGACCGTCGCCACCGGAATTCTAGGCGCGGCGACCGGTGGAGTAGGAGTTCTTGCAGCGTCTGCAGGCATCGGAGGTAAGACCGGAATCGGCCTCGCCGCAGGGTATACCGCGCTCGATGTCGGGGGCGGTATCGGAATCTCGGGCAGTTTCCCGTAA
- a CDS encoding restriction endonuclease, whose protein sequence is MTRRRPPARRRSRRPSRRQQQRDAQLLAYAAAAAAGITLVVMVVNWLLAHWWVLVVALVLAALAGAGWLYHRQQQTRWEAVRAQGLRYGLPQLDALHHTRFEDAVRELMQRDGCRDAQRVGGRGDLGADVKATDPYGRRWVIQCKHRRNGAQGSPVGTPDLQVLNGTARQVHGADVAVIITNGRVTDPAATFARQQRLHVVDRQTLAVWAAGSRPLWELLRAVPPPRRPTSLS, encoded by the coding sequence GTGACCCGCCGGAGGCCGCCCGCGCGGCGGCGCAGCCGACGGCCCTCCCGCAGGCAGCAGCAGCGCGACGCCCAGCTGCTCGCCTACGCCGCGGCAGCCGCCGCCGGCATCACGCTGGTCGTGATGGTCGTCAACTGGCTGCTGGCCCACTGGTGGGTCCTCGTCGTTGCCCTGGTCCTCGCCGCCCTGGCGGGCGCCGGCTGGCTCTACCACCGCCAGCAGCAAACCCGCTGGGAGGCGGTGCGTGCCCAGGGCCTGCGCTACGGCCTGCCGCAGCTGGACGCCCTGCACCACACACGCTTCGAGGACGCCGTACGAGAACTCATGCAGCGTGACGGCTGCCGGGATGCCCAGCGGGTCGGCGGCCGCGGCGACCTGGGCGCCGACGTGAAAGCCACCGACCCCTACGGGCGGCGCTGGGTCATCCAGTGCAAACACCGCCGCAACGGCGCTCAGGGCTCACCGGTGGGCACACCCGACCTCCAGGTCCTCAACGGCACCGCCCGCCAGGTACACGGCGCCGACGTCGCAGTGATCATCACAAACGGTCGGGTGACCGACCCCGCCGCCACCTTCGCCAGGCAGCAGCGGCTGCACGTCGTCGACCGCCAGACCCTGGCCGTATGGGCAGCCGGCTCACGCCCCCTGTGGGAGCTTCTGCGGGCGGTGCCGCCCCCGCGCCGCCCGACCTCGCTGAGCTGA
- a CDS encoding helix-turn-helix transcriptional regulator, translated as MSRADLADFLRRRREALRPAQMPATAVHPPGLRARRTPGLRREEVAALAGVSTSYYERLEQARAPRPSPQVLSALGTALRLTDTEREHLARLAGQIPPSTEADRAPVPADAHRLLHRLGPIPAYVVNDLEDIVAWNAAAAALIIDFAQLSVHERNTVRLAIRLSGTLCSAPAGAEGDFARQSAAHLRAAGARHPADRALGELVNEYAAHNPDFVAGWRSHDVHPRPTLRKRLQHPEVGELELDRQTLLMPGTSLRLVLYTADPGSPSATALAKLGPFDAAP; from the coding sequence GTGAGCAGAGCAGATCTGGCCGACTTCCTGCGCCGCCGACGGGAAGCGCTGCGCCCGGCCCAGATGCCGGCCACAGCTGTCCACCCACCCGGCCTGCGTGCCCGGCGTACCCCCGGGCTGCGGCGGGAAGAGGTGGCCGCCCTGGCCGGGGTGTCCACGAGCTACTACGAGCGACTGGAGCAGGCCCGCGCGCCGCGTCCGTCGCCGCAGGTGCTGTCCGCACTGGGCACGGCACTGCGCCTCACCGACACAGAGCGTGAGCACCTGGCACGGCTGGCCGGGCAGATCCCGCCCAGTACGGAAGCCGATCGCGCGCCGGTGCCTGCCGATGCGCACCGACTGCTGCATCGGCTCGGGCCGATTCCCGCCTATGTGGTGAACGACCTGGAGGACATCGTGGCCTGGAACGCTGCGGCGGCCGCGTTGATCATCGACTTCGCGCAGTTGTCCGTCCACGAGCGCAACACCGTGCGCCTCGCCATCCGGTTGAGCGGCACCCTCTGCTCGGCCCCTGCCGGCGCGGAAGGCGACTTCGCCCGGCAGTCCGCCGCCCACCTGCGCGCGGCCGGCGCCCGCCACCCGGCGGACCGTGCGCTGGGCGAGCTGGTCAACGAGTACGCCGCACACAACCCGGACTTCGTCGCCGGCTGGCGCAGCCACGACGTGCACCCCCGGCCGACCCTGCGCAAACGCCTGCAGCATCCCGAAGTCGGCGAGCTGGAACTGGACCGTCAGACCCTGCTCATGCCCGGCACCAGCCTGCGGCTGGTGCTCTACACCGCAGATCCCGGCAGCCCGAGCGCCACCGCACTGGCCAAGCTAGGTCCTTTCGACGCGGCACCGTGA
- a CDS encoding CGNR zinc finger domain-containing protein: MSALVPPIGEPLALDLVNTRPATGDLLAAPDDLRTWWALQTERLPDAAPEQVTAADLAAVQAVREHTARALAHLRRGEKPMTDDLAALNEAQRAAPSISELAWDGSAVTATRRRDGSPGQRLAAWLAEAAAELLADPAVTKIRECEAHDCVLLFLPAHPRRRWCSAARCGNRVRVARHYQRHKNG, encoded by the coding sequence ATGAGCGCGCTTGTACCTCCGATCGGAGAACCGCTGGCCCTGGACCTGGTCAACACCCGCCCGGCCACCGGCGACTTGCTTGCCGCCCCCGACGACCTGCGCACATGGTGGGCCCTCCAGACCGAGCGCCTCCCGGACGCAGCACCCGAACAGGTCACGGCCGCGGATCTGGCCGCCGTCCAGGCCGTACGCGAACACACCGCCCGCGCCCTCGCCCACCTACGCCGGGGCGAGAAGCCCATGACTGACGACCTGGCAGCCCTCAATGAGGCGCAACGCGCCGCACCCTCGATCAGCGAGCTGGCGTGGGACGGATCTGCGGTGACCGCCACGCGCAGACGCGACGGATCACCAGGCCAGCGCCTGGCCGCCTGGCTCGCGGAGGCTGCCGCCGAACTTCTGGCCGATCCGGCGGTCACCAAGATCCGGGAGTGCGAGGCACACGACTGCGTGCTGCTCTTCCTGCCCGCCCACCCCCGCCGCCGCTGGTGCTCGGCCGCCCGCTGCGGCAACCGCGTGCGCGTCGCCCGTCACTACCAGCGGCACAAGAACGGATAG
- a CDS encoding nuclear transport factor 2 family protein yields the protein MSPRTSEETFRRLLELLLAKDMDAVADLWAEYGTAEFPFAQGASPRRLTGREAVRGYLAGYPDLMDVQAIPALTVRHTDQPDTIVVEFTARGRTVATDAPYQLDYITVLATHQGLITRYRDYWNPLAAASAAGTLPELLGSLRSQATR from the coding sequence GTGTCACCACGCACTTCCGAAGAGACCTTCCGCCGGCTGCTGGAGCTGCTGCTGGCCAAAGACATGGATGCCGTCGCCGATCTGTGGGCGGAGTACGGCACCGCCGAGTTCCCCTTCGCCCAGGGTGCCTCACCGAGACGGCTGACCGGACGTGAGGCCGTCCGGGGATATCTGGCCGGCTACCCGGACCTGATGGACGTGCAGGCGATCCCGGCCCTCACCGTGCGTCACACGGACCAGCCGGACACCATCGTGGTGGAGTTCACCGCGCGCGGCCGCACGGTGGCCACCGATGCGCCGTACCAGTTGGACTACATCACGGTGCTCGCCACCCACCAGGGCCTGATCACCCGTTATCGGGACTACTGGAACCCGCTGGCGGCCGCCTCAGCGGCCGGCACGCTGCCCGAACTGCTCGGCTCGCTGCGCTCGCAGGCCACGCGATGA